The bacterium genome contains a region encoding:
- a CDS encoding DoxX family membrane protein: MTTAQKLSIFFLRFTLGWMFFYAGITKVLNAEWSAAGYLTNAKSFTGLFAWLASPGVLPVINFVNEWGLTLLGVSLILGIGVRFSSLLGALLMLLYYLPLGFPYPNPNAFIVDQHIIYIAALLYLAATRAGRVWGLEEWCERLPICRKFPGLHQWWG; this comes from the coding sequence ATGACGACTGCTCAAAAATTATCAATATTCTTTTTACGGTTCACGCTCGGATGGATGTTCTTTTACGCCGGTATCACAAAAGTGCTTAACGCGGAATGGTCGGCGGCGGGATACCTGACAAACGCGAAATCGTTTACTGGGCTTTTCGCGTGGCTTGCGTCGCCCGGCGTATTGCCCGTCATTAACTTTGTCAACGAATGGGGGCTTACGTTGCTGGGCGTGTCGCTGATACTCGGCATCGGCGTGCGGTTTTCTTCGTTGCTCGGCGCGTTGCTCATGCTGCTCTATTATCTGCCACTCGGTTTTCCGTATCCAAACCCAAATGCGTTTATTGTTGATCAGCACATCATTTATATCGCCGCGTTGCTGTATCTTGCGGCGACGCGCGCGGGGCGTGTGTGGGGCCTTGAAGAATGGTGCGAGCGTTTGCCGATTTGCCGTAAATTTCCAGGCTTGCATCAATGGTGGGGGTAG
- a CDS encoding HAD family phosphatase, translating to MQKRKVAIFDIDGTIFRSSLLIELTDAFIQEGVFPIRARRVYARAFTEWLERRGTYEEYILAVVRAFLKHIKGVRYVDFLRVGKKVVAFHKNRVYRYTRDLVHDLKRRGYYLLAITQSPKLLAEPFCETLGFDKVYGRMYEVDKHKRFTGNILHLDVISDKANIVRRAVASEGLTLRGSVGVGDTEGDISFLSLVSKPICFNPNALLYAHAKRAGWTVVVERKDVMYKNI from the coding sequence ATGCAAAAAAGAAAAGTTGCGATTTTTGATATTGACGGAACGATTTTTCGGTCCAGTTTGCTGATTGAACTCACCGACGCGTTTATTCAAGAGGGCGTTTTCCCTATTCGGGCGCGGCGCGTATACGCGCGCGCGTTTACGGAGTGGCTTGAGCGACGGGGGACGTATGAGGAATATATTCTCGCGGTTGTTCGCGCGTTTTTGAAGCATATCAAGGGCGTACGATATGTTGATTTTTTGCGTGTCGGGAAAAAAGTTGTGGCGTTTCATAAAAATCGTGTGTACCGGTACACGCGCGATTTGGTCCACGACTTGAAGCGTCGCGGGTATTATCTTTTAGCGATTACGCAATCGCCGAAATTACTCGCTGAACCGTTTTGTGAGACGCTGGGTTTTGATAAGGTGTACGGCCGCATGTATGAGGTTGATAAGCACAAGCGTTTTACCGGAAATATTCTTCATCTTGATGTTATCTCCGACAAAGCGAACATTGTCCGGCGCGCGGTAGCAAGTGAAGGACTGACGCTCCGGGGTTCTGTTGGCGTCGGCGACACGGAGGGCGATATCAGTTTCTTATCACTTGTTTCAAAACCGATCTGCTTTAATCCCAACGCGCTATTATATGCTCACGCGAAGCGCGCGGGATGGACGGTGGTGGTGGAGCGAAAAGATGTGATGTATAAAAATATCTAG